In Myxococcus guangdongensis, one genomic interval encodes:
- a CDS encoding glutamine synthetase family protein, with product METKGLRTFLEIPYDELEERNLKVKEQRLQHVSADKVREERVKYLTDERNLKAVTVCFTDLEGRLHMLDYDKKFLLKSADNLTFDGSSIRGFSQQAESDLRLNVDWGSFYWLPSDIFGPGKVLVFSEVLERDGSPYHADMRGQLKRVTEALYQKDGTVFHAAPEVEGFLFKGRDAERHYHETGKFDFISTGGYYHSLPGDPLRAFIDKAAEAQRAMGFQNEKDHPEVAPSQFEMNFSYSEALVSADQIQLYKLLCRQVAAQMDTTASFLPKPVTGVNGNGMHMNMSLSKNNKNLFYDKAGQDNLSQMGWDFIDRLLTNANDICLVLNSSVNAYRRLDPHYEAPNQIKASANNRGAMVRIPYGNERSARVECRSVAPDANPYLVLYTLLRTGLEGPQPQEDAESKRSRTRFLPDNIFDAVRLFKGSSFVANILGENVQSKFAELKTASAERCPKQLGTRVKTSEIQFHHEITNQYLWSQF from the coding sequence ATGGAGACGAAGGGGCTGCGGACGTTCCTGGAGATTCCCTACGACGAGCTGGAGGAGCGCAACCTCAAGGTGAAGGAGCAGCGCCTCCAGCACGTGTCGGCCGACAAGGTCCGCGAGGAGCGCGTCAAGTACCTCACCGACGAGCGCAACCTGAAGGCCGTCACCGTGTGCTTCACCGACCTCGAGGGTCGGCTGCACATGCTGGACTACGACAAGAAGTTCCTCCTCAAGAGCGCCGACAACCTCACCTTCGACGGCTCCTCCATCCGCGGCTTCTCCCAGCAGGCGGAGAGTGACCTGCGCCTCAACGTCGACTGGGGCTCGTTCTACTGGCTGCCCTCGGACATCTTCGGACCCGGCAAGGTGCTGGTGTTCAGCGAAGTCCTCGAGCGCGACGGCTCGCCCTACCACGCCGACATGCGCGGCCAGCTCAAGCGCGTCACCGAGGCGCTGTACCAGAAGGACGGCACCGTCTTCCACGCCGCGCCCGAAGTCGAGGGCTTCCTCTTCAAGGGCCGCGACGCCGAGCGCCACTACCACGAGACGGGCAAGTTCGACTTCATCTCCACCGGCGGCTACTACCACTCGCTGCCCGGTGACCCGCTGCGCGCCTTCATCGACAAGGCCGCCGAGGCCCAGCGCGCCATGGGCTTCCAGAACGAGAAGGACCACCCCGAGGTGGCCCCCAGCCAGTTCGAGATGAACTTCTCGTACAGCGAGGCCCTGGTCTCCGCGGACCAGATCCAGCTCTACAAGCTGCTCTGCCGCCAGGTCGCCGCGCAGATGGACACCACCGCCAGCTTCCTCCCGAAGCCGGTGACGGGCGTCAATGGCAACGGCATGCACATGAACATGTCGCTGTCGAAGAACAACAAGAACCTGTTCTACGACAAGGCCGGCCAGGACAACCTCAGCCAGATGGGCTGGGACTTCATCGACCGGCTGCTCACCAACGCCAACGACATCTGCCTGGTCCTCAACTCCAGCGTCAACGCGTACCGCCGCCTGGACCCGCACTACGAGGCGCCGAATCAGATCAAGGCCAGCGCCAACAACCGCGGCGCCATGGTGCGCATCCCCTACGGCAACGAGCGCTCGGCCCGCGTCGAGTGCCGCTCCGTGGCCCCGGACGCCAACCCCTACCTGGTGCTCTACACCCTGCTGCGCACCGGCCTGGAGGGCCCGCAGCCCCAGGAGGACGCCGAGTCCAAGCGCAGCCGCACCCGCTTCCTGCCCGACAACATCTTCGACGCCGTGCGCCTCTTCAAGGGCAGCTCGTTCGTCGCCAACATCCTGGGCGAGAACGTGCAGAGCAAGTTCGCGGAACTGAAGACCGCCTCCGCCGAGCGTTGCCCCAAGCAGCTGGGCACGCGCGTGAAGACGTCCGAAATCCAGTTCCACCACGAAATCACCAACCAGTACCTCTGGAGCCAGTTCTAG
- a CDS encoding alpha/beta hydrolase family protein — protein sequence MSSMWILDEAPPAPDARIPYGPGTHHFGELRLPSGPGPHPVVIAIHGGFWRAKYDLGHLGHACAALTASGFATWSLEFRRVGHEGGGYPGTLEDVALGADFLRTLAESHPLDLSRVVFLGHSAGGHLALWLAARPRLPSGNSLYSPTPLRPLGVVSLAGVADVTRAYELGLSDNAAGQFLGGSPLEVPLRYQRASPAALQPLGVPQVLLHGSEDDTVPVAMSADFCSRGRAHGDEVRCVVLPGAGHFEVVDPRSREWAQVVDAVRSLL from the coding sequence ATGAGCTCGATGTGGATTCTGGACGAGGCACCTCCGGCGCCGGATGCGCGCATCCCCTATGGGCCGGGGACGCATCACTTCGGAGAGCTGCGACTTCCCTCGGGGCCGGGGCCGCATCCCGTCGTCATCGCCATCCACGGCGGGTTCTGGCGCGCGAAGTACGACCTGGGCCACCTGGGCCACGCATGCGCGGCGCTCACCGCGAGCGGCTTCGCCACCTGGAGCCTGGAGTTCCGACGCGTCGGCCACGAGGGTGGCGGCTATCCCGGAACCCTGGAGGACGTCGCGCTCGGCGCGGACTTCCTGCGCACCCTCGCGGAGTCGCATCCCCTGGACCTGTCGCGCGTCGTGTTCCTCGGCCACTCGGCCGGAGGTCACCTCGCGCTGTGGCTCGCCGCGCGGCCCCGGCTGCCCTCGGGCAATTCGCTCTACAGCCCGACGCCGCTGCGGCCGCTCGGCGTCGTCTCGCTCGCGGGGGTGGCTGATGTCACGCGCGCCTATGAGCTGGGCCTCAGCGACAACGCGGCGGGACAGTTCCTCGGGGGCTCGCCCCTGGAGGTGCCCCTGCGCTACCAGCGCGCCTCACCCGCCGCGCTCCAGCCGCTCGGCGTCCCCCAGGTCCTCCTGCATGGCTCCGAGGACGACACCGTCCCCGTGGCGATGAGCGCGGACTTCTGCTCGCGGGGCCGCGCGCACGGGGACGAGGTGCGCTGCGTCGTGCTCCCCGGCGCGGGCCACTTCGAGGTCGTGGACCCACGCTCACGCGAGTGGGCCCAGGTCGTCGACGCCGTGCGCTCGCTGCTGTGA
- a CDS encoding APC family permease, with the protein MGPLQLLALGVNGIVGVGIFFAPAEVAARTPGLGAVLAFAVTGLALVPVALAFAVLGRRFDADGGPVVFARAAFGERVAFLVGWVAYVSAFLSTSAVVAGLSQAVAPSLGLEGAWGQRGLASALVTALGAIVASGIRVSARAWTALTVLKLLPLGALLVAFVAVALSGPLPVAASPVAWTAGAWLPAGLTVMFAYQGFEVVPVIAGQVRSSERSVPWATVGSLLGAVLLYVGLVWACVAALPELASSSAPLASAAGVWGGAGLSRVVAMGTSVSALGICVGMMVTTPRYLSALASGDRTLLGLERMSPKGVPVRALGVTWAVVLVFVNLGNLSELFALSSIAVLMQYGVTAAALAWLSFRRERALTPWHAVLAVPTLALGLTLVAFGASLREAATTGGAVVAGLVLRGLSRPRA; encoded by the coding sequence GTGGGTCCGCTCCAGCTGCTCGCCTTGGGCGTCAACGGCATCGTCGGCGTGGGCATCTTCTTCGCGCCCGCGGAGGTGGCCGCGCGAACGCCGGGCCTGGGCGCGGTGCTCGCGTTCGCGGTGACGGGGCTGGCGCTGGTGCCGGTGGCGCTCGCGTTCGCGGTGCTGGGCCGGCGCTTCGACGCGGATGGCGGGCCCGTGGTGTTCGCGCGAGCGGCCTTCGGTGAGCGGGTGGCCTTCCTGGTGGGCTGGGTGGCCTACGTCAGCGCGTTCCTGAGCACGTCCGCGGTGGTGGCGGGGCTGTCGCAAGCGGTGGCGCCGTCGCTGGGGCTCGAGGGCGCGTGGGGACAGCGGGGGTTGGCCTCGGCGCTCGTGACGGCGCTGGGAGCGATTGTCGCCTCGGGCATCCGCGTGTCGGCGAGGGCGTGGACGGCGCTCACCGTGCTCAAGCTCCTGCCGCTCGGGGCGCTGCTCGTCGCCTTCGTCGCGGTGGCGTTGTCGGGGCCGCTGCCCGTCGCGGCGAGCCCCGTGGCGTGGACGGCGGGGGCGTGGCTGCCCGCGGGGCTGACGGTGATGTTCGCGTACCAGGGCTTCGAAGTCGTGCCGGTGATTGCCGGGCAGGTGCGCTCGTCGGAGAGGAGCGTGCCGTGGGCCACCGTGGGCTCGCTCCTGGGCGCGGTGCTCCTGTACGTGGGGCTGGTCTGGGCGTGCGTGGCGGCGCTGCCGGAGCTGGCCTCGTCCAGCGCGCCCCTGGCCTCGGCGGCGGGCGTGTGGGGCGGGGCGGGGCTGTCGCGCGTGGTGGCGATGGGCACCAGCGTGTCCGCGCTGGGCATCTGCGTGGGGATGATGGTGACGACGCCGCGCTACCTGTCCGCGCTCGCGTCGGGGGACAGGACGCTGTTGGGGCTGGAGCGCATGTCACCCAAGGGCGTGCCCGTGCGGGCGCTGGGCGTCACGTGGGCGGTGGTGCTGGTGTTCGTGAACCTGGGGAACCTGTCGGAGCTCTTCGCGCTCTCCAGCATCGCCGTGCTGATGCAGTACGGCGTCACGGCGGCGGCGCTGGCGTGGCTCTCCTTCCGACGGGAGCGCGCGTTGACGCCGTGGCATGCGGTGCTGGCGGTGCCCACGCTCGCGCTCGGCCTGACGCTGGTGGCGTTCGGCGCGAGCCTGCGGGAGGCCGCCACCACCGGTGGCGCGGTGGTGGCGGGCCTGGTGCTACGGGGCCTGTCCCGGCCGAGGGCCTAG
- a CDS encoding nSTAND1 domain-containing NTPase translates to MSTPPGLLEPPREFEEYQVLRPLGRGAMGQVFLARDTLLDRLVAVKFIATPAGRLPDAGARARFFQEARAIARLQHPNVVAIHRVGEVRGQPYLVSELIRGETLDTLSLPVEGRRLLALAIGLARGLAAAHRRGVLHRDLKPANAILSEDGEVKLLDFGLAEAWSGSHTVAQEGPRATPDTDRGAASRRDTRVEPARDERRHLEPDRAARTPEVETRPMAPAVPHEGVPASAVETRVPPAMSPGLIEPAHPGKTQDPGAPAHPSMVMGIDGPSHDERARGLGGPPRPALPPVPGELASPSTTVELDGPLHHGWTQDLGAPAHASMAMGIDATAESARLLDREASPGHGGPEQPPSALGAPPGSGARAMAPDLDGSPHRRMTPGLGASAHPASPGDDSGPGGARDGVAPAPRLTVPGTPLYLAPELWRGEPASRATDIYAMGVMLHELCTGGAPHQHVPLAELGLAVTARRPPLLEGQRLDLPAGFASVVDRCLALEADQRFDSGDALREALEALNLPAQATPLPSGNPYRGLRAFEAEHRAVFFGREAELREVMDRLRGERFVLLAGDSGVGKSSLCRAGVLPALTGPGSDTSWDIVSWAPGRRPLESLAAALAPTLDESPDVLLSQVETEEPGALARALRRRRRSAHPVLLFIDQLEELVTFSEPSQVTRLAEELALALHRVPRIRVLATARSDCLTRLVALPGLGDELPRALYLVRALTERGLRDAVEGPARALGVRFESTELVDALVTSATRAEGGLPSLQFVLEALWEARDVSRGLIPMAALTALGGVEGALARHADAVVDRLRPEQRPRARELLLELVTSEGTRLRRTRDELLRGSDDDAGRAVLDGLVRGRLLTASEAESGEGVYTLAHESLLTHWDTLRGWLGQDEQHRAIRHRLSRAATEWERLGRPPELLYAERQLSEAAAANVLPGARLQQDFLARSRQVARQRRVARWAVAIAAPLALLAVVAVTRVQSRAQLDSRISQHLNEAQRHHDEARAKDARAQQLRQDAFTLFDTPGPQNREAAETLWTQVQEEELAVETLSLRAQAALETAWGLDPGSTRLNELLADLLAERVERADRQRQPEVRAQLLARLAAYDTGGQRQRRLDAPARISLVTSPPGARVTLLDSRTGSTSTPSAESPRQSQAPANGANTAPSAAGHANLAPPASTPSAESPHQAQAPASGSNIAPVGASSTAGHANLTPPPSTPNVEGPHHARDSANDTAQSGSMGASRNQPSTALLGLTPLRELSLPAGSHLLLIEAPGRVPVRVPILLRPGESLSQELTLPEPPQVPEGFVYIPPGRFLQGAAENAYLRRAFFFAPPLHEVETGAYLIARHEVTFGDYIAFLETLSPEERAARMPGSRRRLTVVDLSREPDGRWRLNLRPASASYSVLDGEPLRYGKRDRRAEQNWLRFPVSAISFEDALAYVTWLDHTGRVPGARVCTEHEWERAARGADGRRYPSGDWLSPDDANHDVTYGREPWGFGPDEVGSHPGSRSPFGVDDLAGNVWEWTRSSVDPSKPSAQGGSWYQSDLTAHSANRDRVEPTQREALTGLRVCATPRP, encoded by the coding sequence ATGAGCACTCCGCCCGGGCTGCTGGAGCCTCCCCGCGAGTTCGAGGAGTACCAGGTGCTCCGGCCGCTCGGGCGCGGGGCGATGGGACAGGTGTTCCTCGCGCGCGACACGCTGCTGGACCGACTGGTGGCGGTGAAGTTCATCGCGACGCCCGCGGGACGGTTGCCGGACGCGGGGGCTCGGGCGCGCTTCTTCCAGGAAGCCCGTGCGATTGCGCGACTGCAGCACCCCAATGTCGTCGCCATCCATCGCGTGGGCGAAGTGCGTGGACAGCCCTACCTCGTGTCCGAGCTCATCCGGGGCGAGACGCTGGACACGCTGAGCTTGCCGGTCGAGGGGAGACGGCTGCTGGCGCTCGCCATCGGCTTGGCGCGAGGGCTCGCGGCCGCGCATCGCCGGGGCGTCCTGCACCGGGACCTCAAGCCCGCCAATGCCATCCTCTCCGAGGACGGTGAGGTGAAGCTGCTCGACTTCGGGCTGGCGGAGGCTTGGTCGGGTTCGCACACAGTGGCTCAAGAGGGGCCGCGCGCGACGCCCGATACGGACCGGGGAGCGGCTTCCAGGAGGGACACGCGTGTCGAGCCGGCGCGCGACGAACGCCGTCACCTCGAACCGGACCGTGCGGCTCGCACACCGGAGGTGGAGACGCGGCCGATGGCTCCGGCAGTGCCTCACGAGGGCGTGCCGGCGTCGGCCGTGGAGACGCGGGTTCCGCCCGCGATGAGTCCTGGCCTCATTGAGCCGGCGCATCCAGGAAAGACACAGGACCCTGGTGCGCCAGCACATCCGTCGATGGTGATGGGAATCGACGGGCCGTCGCATGACGAGAGAGCTCGGGGCCTCGGTGGGCCACCTCGACCTGCACTGCCACCAGTCCCTGGCGAGCTGGCGTCTCCGTCAACGACGGTCGAGCTCGATGGGCCACTGCATCATGGGTGGACTCAGGACCTCGGCGCGCCAGCACATGCGTCGATGGCGATGGGAATCGATGCGACGGCGGAGTCTGCGCGCCTGTTGGACCGCGAGGCATCGCCGGGACACGGAGGGCCTGAGCAGCCACCATCGGCTCTCGGCGCTCCACCGGGCAGCGGAGCGCGAGCGATGGCTCCGGACCTCGATGGGTCCCCGCACCGGAGGATGACTCCGGGTCTCGGCGCGTCAGCGCATCCCGCGAGCCCTGGGGACGACTCGGGGCCTGGAGGAGCCCGAGACGGTGTCGCTCCCGCGCCGCGGCTCACCGTGCCCGGCACGCCGCTCTATCTCGCTCCCGAGCTCTGGCGTGGCGAGCCCGCAAGTCGCGCCACCGACATCTACGCGATGGGCGTCATGCTGCACGAGCTGTGTACGGGCGGCGCACCCCATCAGCACGTGCCTCTCGCGGAGCTGGGCCTCGCGGTGACAGCGCGACGCCCACCGCTGCTCGAGGGACAACGGCTCGACCTGCCTGCTGGCTTCGCGTCCGTGGTGGACCGCTGTCTCGCACTGGAAGCAGACCAGCGCTTCGATTCGGGTGATGCGCTCAGGGAAGCACTCGAAGCCCTGAACCTCCCCGCGCAGGCGACGCCCCTCCCCTCCGGCAATCCCTATCGCGGACTGCGCGCCTTCGAGGCCGAGCACCGCGCGGTCTTCTTCGGTCGCGAAGCGGAGCTGCGTGAGGTGATGGACCGCCTTCGTGGCGAGCGCTTCGTGCTGCTCGCCGGTGACTCTGGTGTCGGCAAGTCCTCGCTGTGTCGCGCGGGGGTCCTTCCCGCGCTCACCGGTCCCGGGAGTGACACCTCGTGGGACATCGTCTCGTGGGCACCGGGGCGACGCCCCTTGGAGTCCCTGGCGGCGGCGCTCGCCCCGACGCTCGACGAGAGCCCGGATGTGCTGCTGTCACAGGTGGAGACCGAGGAGCCGGGCGCCCTGGCTCGCGCGCTGCGCAGGCGTCGCAGGAGCGCGCATCCGGTGCTCCTGTTCATCGACCAGCTCGAAGAGCTCGTCACCTTCTCCGAGCCGTCGCAGGTCACCCGACTCGCCGAGGAGCTGGCGCTCGCGCTGCACCGGGTGCCGCGCATCCGCGTGCTCGCCACCGCGCGCAGCGACTGTCTCACCCGACTGGTGGCCCTGCCGGGACTGGGCGATGAGCTGCCTCGCGCGCTCTACCTGGTGCGCGCCTTGACGGAGCGTGGACTGCGCGACGCCGTCGAAGGTCCCGCGCGTGCGCTCGGCGTGCGCTTCGAGTCCACCGAGCTGGTCGATGCGCTCGTCACCTCCGCCACGCGCGCCGAGGGCGGACTGCCGTCATTGCAGTTCGTCCTCGAAGCCCTCTGGGAAGCACGCGACGTCTCTCGTGGCCTCATCCCGATGGCCGCGCTGACCGCGCTGGGCGGCGTGGAGGGCGCACTGGCCCGGCACGCGGACGCGGTGGTGGACCGACTGAGACCCGAGCAGCGACCTCGGGCGCGAGAGCTCCTCCTCGAGCTGGTCACCTCCGAGGGGACCCGGCTGCGTCGCACTCGCGACGAGCTGCTGCGTGGGTCTGATGACGACGCCGGTCGCGCGGTGCTGGACGGGCTCGTTCGCGGTCGACTGCTCACCGCGAGCGAGGCGGAGAGCGGCGAGGGTGTGTACACGCTCGCGCACGAGAGCCTGCTGACCCACTGGGACACGCTGCGCGGCTGGCTGGGACAGGACGAACAGCATCGCGCCATCCGCCATCGACTCTCGCGCGCGGCGACGGAGTGGGAGCGACTGGGGCGTCCCCCGGAGCTGCTCTATGCGGAGCGACAGCTCTCCGAGGCCGCTGCCGCGAACGTGCTTCCCGGCGCGCGCCTCCAGCAGGACTTCCTCGCGCGCTCCAGACAGGTCGCGCGCCAACGCCGCGTGGCTCGCTGGGCGGTGGCCATCGCCGCGCCGCTCGCGCTGCTGGCGGTGGTGGCCGTCACCCGGGTGCAGTCACGTGCGCAGCTCGACTCACGCATCTCTCAGCATCTGAACGAAGCACAGCGACATCACGACGAAGCGCGCGCGAAGGATGCGCGAGCCCAGCAACTGAGACAGGACGCCTTCACCCTGTTCGACACGCCGGGCCCCCAGAATCGCGAGGCCGCCGAGACGCTGTGGACACAGGTCCAGGAGGAGGAGCTGGCGGTGGAGACGCTCAGCCTCCGAGCCCAGGCCGCGCTCGAGACGGCGTGGGGCCTGGACCCCGGGAGCACGCGGTTGAACGAGCTGCTCGCGGACCTGCTCGCGGAGCGCGTGGAGCGCGCGGACCGGCAACGACAGCCCGAGGTCCGCGCACAACTCCTCGCACGGCTCGCCGCCTATGACACGGGAGGGCAGCGACAGCGCAGGCTCGATGCTCCCGCGCGCATCTCCCTTGTCACGTCCCCTCCAGGCGCACGGGTGACGTTGCTGGATTCACGCACTGGCTCCACATCGACACCGAGCGCGGAGAGCCCGCGCCAGTCGCAAGCTCCCGCGAACGGGGCGAACACCGCGCCGTCGGCAGCGGGCCATGCGAACCTCGCGCCTCCTGCCTCGACACCGAGCGCGGAGAGCCCGCACCAGGCGCAAGCCCCCGCGAGTGGGTCGAACATCGCGCCCGTCGGCGCGTCGTCGACAGCGGGCCATGCGAACCTCACGCCCCCTCCCTCGACGCCGAACGTGGAGGGCCCACACCATGCGCGGGACTCCGCGAACGACACCGCACAGTCTGGCTCCATGGGTGCCTCGCGGAATCAGCCCTCCACCGCGCTCCTCGGCCTGACACCGCTGCGAGAACTCTCGCTCCCCGCGGGCTCGCACCTGCTCCTCATCGAAGCGCCCGGCCGCGTCCCCGTGCGCGTCCCCATCCTCCTGCGCCCGGGTGAATCGCTCTCACAAGAGCTCACCCTGCCGGAGCCCCCCCAGGTCCCCGAGGGCTTCGTGTACATCCCACCCGGCCGCTTCCTGCAAGGCGCCGCCGAGAACGCGTACCTGCGCCGCGCCTTCTTCTTCGCCCCACCTCTCCACGAGGTCGAGACCGGCGCGTACCTCATCGCCCGTCACGAGGTGACCTTCGGCGACTACATCGCCTTCCTCGAGACCCTCTCCCCCGAGGAGCGCGCCGCGCGCATGCCCGGCTCCCGACGCCGGCTCACCGTGGTGGACCTCTCCCGCGAACCGGATGGCCGCTGGCGCCTCAACCTGCGCCCCGCCTCCGCCAGCTACAGCGTCCTCGACGGCGAACCCCTCCGCTACGGCAAGCGCGACCGCCGCGCCGAGCAGAACTGGCTGCGCTTCCCCGTGTCCGCCATCTCCTTCGAGGACGCCCTCGCCTACGTCACCTGGCTGGACCACACCGGCCGCGTCCCCGGCGCCCGCGTCTGCACCGAGCACGAATGGGAGCGCGCGGCCCGAGGCGCCGACGGCCGCCGCTACCCCTCCGGCGACTGGCTCTCCCCCGACGACGCCAACCACGACGTCACCTACGGCCGCGAGCCCTGGGGCTTCGGCCCCGACGAAGTGGGCAGCCACCCCGGCTCCCGCAGCCCCTTCGGCGTGGACGACCTCGCCGGAAACGTCTGGGAATGGACCCGCTCCAGCGTGGACCCGTCCAAGCCCTCCGCCCAGGGCGGCAGCTGGTACCAGAGCGACCTCACCGCGCACTCCGCCAATCGCGACCGCGTCGAGCCCACCCAACGCGAGGCCCTCACCGGCCTGCGCGTGTGCGCCACGCCTCGGCCCTGA
- a CDS encoding sigma 54-interacting transcriptional regulator, producing MSSALPPSARDTRPIGSGSESAETSAAYLLVLEGESSWRFPLPAEGVVLVGRDDKADLRLKDESVSRRHARILVTDEGPRVVDLGSQNGTSLNGRPIDDARPLLSGDVVSFGAVVAVVRARHRPMPARRALDSERLMGRLREEVERALRYGRPLTVLALALGEQGGRELVEAVLTSEAGPAEAAGWLDAGHLLWLLPEVTGEPGEEGLGERVEALLSASPRARLGAATCPSDGCDAETLVAAARTAAQTAAPGGFASAAEGVTRLALAERVVLVADPAMAQLYALLRRLAASELPVLIRGETGVGKENAAFAVHHWSRRAGGPFVPVNCAALPEGLVESELFGHERGAFTGATHARVGLLESAQGGTVFLDEVGELPASAQAKLLRALEVRRVTRVGETRERPIDIRVVAATHRDLEAEVAEGRFRQDLYFRLGAATVLLPSLRERPREVPMLARDFLERACSALGRPELELASGTMHALSRHGWPGNVRELRNLMDYVAAAVTGNVVEPHHLPARMLGGGRGVSGGEPVAPDVAPVEAPRRARLPLAQEIRELERRRMQEALEEAEGVQTRAAALIGMPIRTFSFKLKQLGLQPRAPRRGPPTE from the coding sequence ATGTCGTCCGCTCTGCCTCCCAGCGCCCGAGACACCCGTCCCATCGGCTCCGGCTCGGAGTCCGCCGAGACGAGCGCCGCGTACCTGTTGGTGCTGGAGGGCGAGTCGTCGTGGCGCTTCCCCCTGCCCGCGGAGGGCGTGGTGCTGGTGGGGCGCGACGACAAGGCGGACCTGCGGCTGAAGGACGAGAGCGTCTCGCGCCGACATGCGCGCATCCTCGTCACGGACGAGGGGCCGAGGGTGGTGGACCTGGGCAGCCAGAACGGGACGAGCCTCAATGGCCGCCCCATCGACGACGCCCGGCCGCTGCTGTCCGGGGACGTGGTCTCCTTCGGCGCGGTGGTGGCGGTGGTGCGCGCGCGGCATCGGCCCATGCCCGCGCGGCGCGCGTTGGACTCGGAGCGGTTGATGGGGCGGCTGCGCGAGGAGGTGGAGCGCGCGCTGCGGTATGGCCGGCCGCTGACGGTGCTGGCCCTCGCGCTCGGCGAGCAGGGGGGGCGCGAGCTGGTGGAGGCGGTGCTGACGTCGGAGGCGGGCCCCGCGGAGGCGGCGGGCTGGCTCGACGCGGGGCACCTGCTGTGGCTGCTGCCCGAGGTGACCGGAGAGCCGGGCGAGGAGGGGCTGGGCGAGCGCGTGGAGGCGCTGTTGTCCGCGAGCCCTCGCGCTCGGCTGGGCGCGGCGACGTGTCCGTCGGATGGGTGTGACGCGGAGACGTTGGTGGCCGCGGCGCGCACGGCCGCGCAGACAGCGGCGCCGGGAGGCTTCGCGTCGGCGGCGGAGGGCGTGACGCGGCTGGCGCTGGCGGAGCGCGTGGTGCTGGTGGCGGACCCGGCGATGGCGCAGCTGTATGCGCTCTTGCGCAGGCTGGCGGCGAGTGAGCTGCCGGTGCTCATCCGGGGAGAGACGGGCGTGGGCAAGGAGAACGCCGCGTTCGCCGTGCACCATTGGTCCAGGCGCGCGGGCGGGCCCTTCGTCCCGGTCAACTGCGCGGCGTTGCCGGAGGGGCTGGTGGAGAGCGAGCTGTTCGGCCACGAGCGCGGCGCGTTCACCGGGGCGACCCATGCGCGCGTGGGGTTGTTGGAGAGCGCGCAGGGCGGCACGGTGTTCCTGGACGAGGTGGGCGAGCTGCCCGCGTCCGCGCAGGCCAAGCTGCTGCGTGCGTTGGAGGTGCGTCGCGTCACCCGCGTGGGAGAGACGCGGGAGCGGCCCATCGACATCCGCGTGGTGGCGGCGACGCATCGGGACTTGGAGGCGGAGGTGGCGGAGGGGCGGTTCCGACAGGATTTGTACTTCCGGCTCGGGGCGGCCACGGTGCTGCTGCCGTCGCTGCGGGAGCGGCCTCGCGAGGTGCCGATGCTCGCGCGGGACTTCCTGGAGCGGGCGTGCTCGGCGCTCGGGCGTCCGGAGTTGGAGCTGGCGTCGGGGACGATGCATGCGCTGTCTCGGCATGGGTGGCCGGGCAACGTGCGCGAGCTGCGCAACCTGATGGACTACGTCGCCGCGGCGGTGACGGGGAATGTCGTGGAGCCGCACCATCTCCCGGCGCGCATGCTCGGCGGAGGACGGGGGGTGTCGGGGGGTGAGCCCGTGGCCCCTGACGTGGCTCCCGTGGAGGCGCCCCGACGCGCGCGGCTGCCGCTGGCGCAGGAGATTCGCGAGCTGGAGCGACGGAGGATGCAGGAGGCGCTGGAGGAGGCGGAGGGCGTGCAGACGCGCGCGGCGGCGCTGATTGGGATGCCCATCCGGACGTTCTCGTTCAAGTTGAAGCAGCTCGGGCTCCAACCCCGGGCTCCGCGCCGGGGCCCCCCCACGGAATGA